In one Rhodococcus sp. B50 genomic region, the following are encoded:
- the cofC gene encoding 2-phospho-L-lactate guanylyltransferase, translating into MSATHVLVPVKALGLAKSRLAHVLDPAARESLVLAMLQDTVTAALAAGDVTVTVVTADDRVAAVARECGADVLPDPVAPGSPDPLNSALRAAARRVRDGAPDAELVALQADLPSLRPDEFALARETARRTGTAVVADHTSGGTTALLHCVSGTLPPLAFGPGSARRHVDAGAYPVPDALPGLRLDVDTPDDLAAAVQLGVGPATAAALEGLEFPLRHRCDSAAGSRSSATMNW; encoded by the coding sequence ATGTCCGCGACGCACGTGCTCGTCCCCGTCAAGGCCCTCGGCCTGGCGAAGTCGCGGCTGGCGCATGTCCTGGACCCGGCGGCGCGGGAATCACTGGTTCTGGCGATGCTGCAGGACACCGTGACGGCGGCGCTGGCTGCCGGGGACGTGACGGTCACCGTCGTCACGGCCGACGACCGCGTCGCGGCCGTCGCGCGGGAATGCGGCGCGGACGTCCTCCCCGACCCCGTCGCGCCCGGCTCCCCCGATCCGCTCAATTCCGCTCTGCGCGCAGCGGCCCGCCGGGTGCGCGACGGCGCACCCGATGCCGAACTCGTGGCATTGCAGGCCGACCTGCCGTCCTTGCGACCCGACGAGTTCGCGCTCGCACGCGAGACGGCGCGCAGGACGGGGACGGCCGTCGTCGCCGATCACACCTCGGGTGGTACGACGGCGTTGCTGCACTGTGTGAGCGGAACCCTGCCGCCGCTGGCGTTCGGGCCGGGATCGGCCCGCCGTCATGTCGACGCCGGCGCGTACCCGGTGCCGGACGCACTTCCGGGCCTGCGACTCGATGTGGACACCCCGGACGATCTTGCTGCCGCAGTGCAGCTCGGCGTCGGACCGGCCACCGCGGCCGCGCTGGAGGGACTCGAGTTCCCTCTTCGCCACCGGTGCGACAGCGCTGCAGGGAGCCGTAGCTCTGCCACAATGAACTGGTGA